In the genome of Crassostrea angulata isolate pt1a10 chromosome 6, ASM2561291v2, whole genome shotgun sequence, the window AAACTTGACAGACATGGTTATAAAAGGTCTTAATTATTTAcagttatataattaaaatccCTCTGAGATAGAGTACCAGGTAATTATAGTAGAAGATAAGAAAGCTTAACCCATACGAAATATTCTCTCATGTTAGGATgacattaaaataatcaaatgaaattaactCTGCTGGTGGTAAATGGAAGTGTGTTTCTTTTCACagacataattttaaaaaaaaattgtagcaGAGTCAATGTGTCATCATATACCGGTAGGTATGTTTATATGTAGTTTGTGAACGTGAAAgtatcaagtacatgtattataaaatgatGTCAGAGTGTGAAAGTGTTTCACTGACTTAATagtttcattaaattatttcagCATTAATCTAGATACTGGTTTTTTAATACCTTAGATCATCAAACTCTGCAGCCATTCAGCACTGTGTCAGATCAGGTACTGTCTACTGGTACAGTGGAACCTCTCTGACCCCATCATCAATTGGACAATGATGCTCCCTTATCTGAAATACCCCTTTCTTTTGACACTAATCTCCTAACAACCTTTGGCTTCTACCAAGTAGATAATTTGACACTAAAGGTGTCAGACTAGCTAAACTTGGACTGAATAACTTGTCATTTGTTATCACTGAAcaagtttttattgtttataatgacgGACTGATTGATGCATCTCTCCTATCAGCATGGCTAGTATATTCCTATCAATGTCTcttattataaaaatcattactgttaacatgttttaaagtcaatttcataaaaatgaaattttgagtAAAAATGACAAATTGTCAACCTTTTGTATCTGGTTAATTGTAAATGTCTTTTGACACacttaaaatcaaatatcaaattggCTTATTGCTAGAACAAAAATTCATGCTGCCagataaaaaagatacagattGAGTCCATTCTCGTTTTACATCAACActtgaaatgttttatataatgcatcgccattaaaaaaaatgctgcCCTACCAAAGCAAATCAAATCACAAAATGAGAATCTTTTTTTCAGGATTTAATATAAAGGCAATCTGTTAAATTTGATTTAGTCGAAAATTGCTGTGTAAGGTAGAAGAATGGATGGTATATACATGCAATAATTGGGGAAAAGACAACATTTCAGTTATTGCAGTTGAGTCGTGAGAGACCTCAAGTATTTCATTGATTCTTCAGTTTTCAGTATTATCTTCTTAAGAACAAGAAATGTTCAAGAAAATGAGCTCTGAAGAGTtccaaaataaattgtttttcgtGTTTAGTTTAATTAATCACTTTCTCACGATCCATCATTGATGTTCTGGAGGGGGACCTTGCTCAGATCAGCCTTGGTGTTGAGGCGGTAGGAATCCCTTCTCTGGTTCCACCAGTAACAGCACACTATGTGGCGCAAGGTTTTACGGAAATAAGAactaattatacaatataaaatgaaattcacgGAGAAGTTGACGGATTGCATGAAGTTCATGATGGCCTCAATAGAGCGGTAATTCTCCGAGTGGATCATACTGGCGATGTGGAGGACAATTTCAGAGGGCGCCACTAGGATGAGGAACATGACCACGATAACGATGAGGGTGGTTGTCAGGGTGAAATTGGTGTCCTGGGACGAGGAGCGGTCAAAGTGGAACTTCTTACGATACTGATAAGACTTATGGATTTTGCGACAGATGCAGATGTTGAAACCGACCAGTAGAATAAGAGGAATAAAGTTTCCAAGTATGGCCCATACCACTCTATAAGTGGTATCTGCAATTGTGTCATTTCCAAGTGGTACAATATCCATTGTATATACTTTGGTGCTGTTATTCACCACATTCTCAACCACTTGATTTCTCCAAAGCACTGGGACATTAAATAATACAGATAACACGTACACAATCACAATGATCAACTTTGTCCTTTTCAAGGTCATTAACAAGTTCTGATTCAGTGGATGACATATAGCAAAGTACCTCTCTGTTGCCATAGTAACAGTTAGCCAGGTGCTTGTCAGAATAAACACATTGATAATAGCGGGTGAGTACATTCCATAGTATATGATGAATCCTGTATCCGTGTCAAAGTCACTGGGCAGGAAGGTGGTGGGGAgcgcaaacaaacaaaacataaaatcaGACAGGGCTAAGGCAATAAGGCACAAGTTGGCAGCTTGCTCCACTGTCCGCAGAGAGCGACGAAGTTTACGTCGAGTCAAAATAGTCAGATTCAGAATATTTCCCACAATTCCAAACATGCATACTGTGGGTAGTCCGTATTTGTTGATGATGGTGACTACATCCCACTCAGAGTTGGGCTGCGATAGGGTGGTACTTTCCTCAGTACTCGGAGTGCTGCTATTTATTTGGATGGTTGCCATGGTGTTGTTTACAGGGTTGTCATCTTGTAAGTGTGTCATTCTTCTGgaatacaaaaaacaacaataacatgaaattgtttttgattttaaaaaaaatattttgctactgtatacagggaaataatCACCTCTATTTCATTTTTGCCCTTTTCACCCTCGTTTCAAGCAAGCAAATTTAAGACTAGGTGAATTCCAATATCTCAAATTATTTCTCCTTAACAATTTTGTATGAGTGAAATCAAGATGAGGCAAATAAAGAAGGGCTAAAATAGTGCCgagcaaaaataaccctgtgtaCAGTATACAGCTATATTTGTTCTGTACCTACAATCAGTGTTAATAACCAAACAAGTATATGTTATAAATAGACCGTTGCACACAGACTAGATCCACTCCGACATGCTCTGATCTGCTAAACTGGTTTAATATCAAGTTGTGTAAGGGTATATATAATACATTGATTTACTATCCATTAACTGGACCCTAGCATTTACTAATTTATTAAAGATGAATTATGATTTAGATGTTAGCATTCTGATTGATTATGCTTGCTTAATGGGTTTTTGTATCATCCATTGTCATAAGAGGGCTCTAAAACATAATAATATTCATCTTAGGAGAAACATTATCTATTGTTCCATCAAGTTAAAAGGACACCAAGGACTCTGCTAAGGTCCCTGAGGGAAGCATCTGTTTGGCGGCTCTATCAGTGTCTCCAAACACAGCCACCGCCAACCGCCCGTGTGATCCTCGCCCGCGTGATCCTCGTCGGCTAAAGACTTTATCTTACTTTAGTTATGACACCGCTGATCCCCATCTCCTGTGTCAGAGAATCTTGATGTACTGTATTGGGTTCTAGGAGCCTGAGTTTCTCAGAGCTGACCATGACTTAAGATCTATCTCAATAATATGAACAAGCTTATTTTTCCTAAGATCACTCCTTAtccattttacaaaatgtatttttataacttaaaaatgtcacaagTCTTCACCTTATTTTAGGACAAAGAAATAGTTGTCTTTAGcaataagtaaatatatatgtagatgGTGTAGCTTATATTTTGTCATGCTGTCGTCATACTAATTGCATTGAATGAGAAAAGAAATgactaattttgatttttcaaccTTTTCATTTCTCTAAGACTGTTAAAATAGTTCAGGTCACATTTATAGAAGTATCACAAAACTGCTACATTTATTTTGTTCTATAGAACACACTCTAAAAGAAATCATTGGATCTGATGATAAATACATAGTATTATACTTGTAAATCTATGTACtagatatttacatgtatggaAGGGTTATGAATTAAGGTATTTTATTCACAAGACTTGTTCCTCGATCTATACAAGTGaatgatatattatataaagGAGAGGAGTTAAAGGTCGAGataacatttacaaatttatatcTCTGAAAATAGGAATTCCTACCAAAttgatttacatttaattttgtggtaAAAAGAAGAGAAATTTTTATTAGCAACATATGTTGACTCTTAATAGAATCTTATGATAAGttttgtacatagaaaatattttttcatcagaTGTTGCATATATATCCAtgcatattaaataaattaataaaaaaatgtatatttaagtttcctaaaagaaaaaaataattaatacaagTTTATTGAGATTTTTATAAACTTCCCTTACAGCTCATTCTTTTATTGCCAGTAGCTAGGGTGACCCATGCAGTCAAGCAGGATTGTTGGTACAATCTTATAAATGAAGACATTTTGCCCATAAACTACAAattgcctgcaccagagtaactgcttacacctttAATGGTATTTCAACATGTATGAGATGATGTCTGTaagctataattgaattttatctaataagtaattattgtgaaatttattaaaagcCTACTCTCATTTCCCAATAAACCAGCCCGatatagcaaaaatgagagacAGGTGTCGCCATGGTGAACATACTTTGATGGATCCAAGTCAGCGGAAGTTAATGGCATCaaaatatctatacatgtactttttgtcaataaactacaaaatgcctgcacTAAAGTTGCaactgcttacacctttggtatttcatgTGTGAGATGATGTCCTTTAACTATAATTAAATTGTAACTGATAAGtaattattaagaatttaattaagaagttaacctactttcattttcgataaaccacCCCGAagtagcaaaaatgagaatttaACACCTAACataggtggtggacacgcttagGCGGATCCAAGTAAGGGGTAGTTTGcatcagtgtacatgtatttgcaatgaaatcatattaaataattatgtgaAGATTGAATATAGTATGTTTACCAGGAATGTATCTGGGGCAGTGTATAAAATCAtagtaaaaatttttaaaatgattttaaaagtcTGGTTCAGCATACAAAGTTAATTAATGCGCTGCAAATAACATAATGATTActccttggggggggggggggggggggggcttgactTATATAGTGACTTTTATAAAAGTCaaggtcccccccccccccaaaaaaaaaaaaaaaataaaagggggtAAAGTTTCAAAGTTATTCACCAATTCAGTTCGACCTAATTGCAAgacttaatttaaaattaagtcTGGCaaacttaaaatataaaatgtttaatcattttaaaaacattccatttgattttaaatactttttaaggtggaataacacacctgaaaaaagtcactcaaattaacaggacattatttgataataaaagataaaatgataaataaactgtacatatgtcaaataagggaaaaatttgcagttttgggataaaaaaatgaatatctaaaataattatttcagtaagtaacaacaaaagcccctgcgggattcgaactggGGATATACAGATTACAAGACAGACAcattatccactcggctatggagtaatTAAGTTACATGTTAcagtcgataaaatccttttaataaaacgaaatgtcgtttcgatcagccattttgtgatgatgtgttattccaccttaataatACATATGTTgctgtaaacattttaaagttttgtAAAGAAAGTTAGAGAAAAGAcgtaataaatatatacaccGATACCTACATACCCCATGGCATTCACAGAGATTTGAAGGTTTAGGTCACCAATATTGCATGTACCAGTAAATGCAGAAACATAAAGTATCAATTAGAGGCAGTTTTATCATTAGGGAAGAGCTTCACCAGTGATATCCATTGCTACTTAGTCAAAACTAATTCACTTTTTAGCCCAATGAAAACTCTTTGTAAAACCTTAATAATAAATTGTTCATGCCCAAGCTGAAGGTTTTATCTCAAACTTTGCTAATAAAGAACTGCTATGCACGTGAAGTGCTGTTTTCAATGGTAATAAGTCTGAAGTTGTTTATATACTAGCTGGTAAATTTCTGCAATTAACTAATGAATGCAGGAAAACTAACTGCTCACATATAGAAATTGTCAAACTTACCTAGGCATCATGATAAATCAAACTTAAAAAAGTGTATAGCCGTAACAAAACCGTGTTCACTTTATAACTTAATGGAAAATtccatatatattatattatttaaaaaatacgttagagcaatgatttatttttatacccCATGCAACAAAGTGGCAAGGGATATGATGTATTTGACTTGTCCATCCGTCAGTCAGTCTGTCTGTAAGTCTTGTGTTTTTGCAAGTACAACTCCCAGCTAGCTGATCGAGACTTAAACAGCTGCATGGAATTTCAGTAAACTTTGTCGTTATTTAGGACACAATGCGGtatgtttaactttttaatatttctcaGATTTCTTTAATTGATCAGCTTAGATGATTTCATCATACGAATCCTACATTGATCAGCATAGATGATTTCATCGTATGAATCCTACATTGATCAGCATAGATGATTTCATCGTATGA includes:
- the LOC128186535 gene encoding FMRFamide receptor-like isoform X2, which gives rise to MTHLQDDNPVNNTMATIQINSSTPSTEESTTLSQPNSEWDVVTIINKYGLPTVCMFGIVGNILNLTILTRRKLRRSLRTVEQAANLCLIALALSDFMFCLFALPTTFLPSDFDTDTGFIIYYGMYSPAIINVFILTSTWLTVTMATERYFAICHPLNQNLLMTLKRTKLIIVIVYVLSVLFNVPVLWRNQVVENVVNNSTKVYTMDIVPLGNDTIADTTYRVVWAILGNFIPLILLVGFNICICRKIHKSYQYRKKFHFDRSSSQDTNFTLTTTLIVIVVMFLILVAPSEIVLHIASMIHSENYRSIEAIMNFMQSVNFSVNFILYCIISSYFRKTLRHIVCCYWWNQRRDSYRLNTKADLSKVPLQNINDGS
- the LOC128186535 gene encoding FMRFamide receptor-like isoform X1, translating into MPLTSADLDPSKRMTHLQDDNPVNNTMATIQINSSTPSTEESTTLSQPNSEWDVVTIINKYGLPTVCMFGIVGNILNLTILTRRKLRRSLRTVEQAANLCLIALALSDFMFCLFALPTTFLPSDFDTDTGFIIYYGMYSPAIINVFILTSTWLTVTMATERYFAICHPLNQNLLMTLKRTKLIIVIVYVLSVLFNVPVLWRNQVVENVVNNSTKVYTMDIVPLGNDTIADTTYRVVWAILGNFIPLILLVGFNICICRKIHKSYQYRKKFHFDRSSSQDTNFTLTTTLIVIVVMFLILVAPSEIVLHIASMIHSENYRSIEAIMNFMQSVNFSVNFILYCIISSYFRKTLRHIVCCYWWNQRRDSYRLNTKADLSKVPLQNINDGS